GAAGCTTGATCTTCACGGCGGCGTTTTCGGATATCTTCTGAAGGACGTCGGATACTCTGTGAGTGTGAGAGATTTCACGCTTTGGAGCCAGGAAGGAACCTACATGGGAGGAGTTTACACATTGAAGCTCTTCTATGACTCGTCCAGAAAGAACAGATTTTCCTACTGTCTTCAGTTCGATCAGGAGGTGCTGGAAAACAGAATAGATTTCGTGATAGGAAAAGAACAGAAGGCTGGCCTTGGTATCTCCATGGTGACCAACACTGACACAGGGCAGAACGCTTTCAAGATATCTCTTGGATTCTATGCAAGCGTGAACAACGTTTCAATAGGATTCGACACGTTCGTTCTCAGTTCTTCTGTCAGTTCGAATTCCTTCTCCGAATACCATTACACGAGAGGAACTGGTATTAGATTCGCCGTGAGGTGGTGAAAATGTTGCTAACGAGACTTATTCTCACAGCGATCACCGTCGCCGTATCGTATTTGATTTTCAAGTGGCTCTTCAAACTCATCGAAAAAAGCGTCGAAAAACTGGGAAAAGAGCTCCAGATGAGAAACACCATCAGGTTCTTTCTTGGTCTCATCATAGCCGTGATGGCCATCATGGTTGTTCTTGACATCTGGGATCTCAACCTTGCCCCCATGCTGGCGGGTGTGGGAATAGGAGGACTCGTTGTTGGTCTGGCACTTCAGGAGCCGCTTTCCAATTTCTTCTCCGGGATTTTCCTGCTCGTTTCCCGGGCGGTGAAGGAAGGAGAGGCACTGGAAGTGGGAGGGGTTTCTGGAACCGTCGAGGTGGTGAACCTGAACCACACGGTAATCAGAACGTGGGACGGAAAAAGGGTGATGATTCCAAACAGATCCGTCTGGAACGACAAGATCATTCATTTTTGGCCTTCCAGTGTGAGAAGACAGGAGATCACAGTGGGAGTTCCGTACTCTGCGGATCTCAGAAAGGTTGTGGAAATTTTTCAGAAGGCTCTTGAGGACGAAGAGACGGTGGAAAAGGATCCTGCACCTGCGATCGTTTTCTCTGGATTCAACAACTCTTCCATAGATTTCATAATCAGGTTCTGGGTGAATCGTGATAACTTCTTCGAGGGTGTAAAGAGGCTTGCTTTCAGGATAAAGGATTATTTGGAAAAAGAAGGAATCTACATACCCTTCCCGCAACTCGATGTACATTTCGACGAAGAGTTCCTGAGGGCGTGGAAATATGAAAGCACTGAAAATAAGAATTGAAGGGATCGTACAGGGAGTTGGATTCCGGTACTTTACCAGAAGGATCGCCAGAACCCTTGGTATAAAGGGCTATGTGATGAACATGGACGATGGATCCGTCTTCATCCATGCCGAAGGTGAGGAAGAAAAACTTCGCCGGTTCCTGGATGAGGTATCAAAAGGACCTCCGGCGGCCGTTGTAACGAATGTGAGTGTTGAAGAAACCTCTCCAGAGGGATACGAGGACTTCACGATCAGATATTATTAATGTTATGTGACATTGGTTGGGTGTATTAAGTTAAACCACCGAGTCTTTGAAATCGTTTTGTAACAATGATTAAGTCACTCTTTAGACAATCGGAAAACTGTCATTAATGAGAAGCGTCTAATATCAGAGAAGGCGCTCTGGAGGTGTTTGGATGTTCGAAAATCTTCAGGAAAAACTCTCTCGAGTTTTCAAAAATCTTTCCGGACGCGGAAAGATAACAGAGAAAAACGTGAAAGATGCCGTCAGGGAAGTGAAACTTTCCCTGCTGGAGGCCGATGTCAACTACAAGGTTGTGAAGGAGTTCGTCGATCATGTTTTACAGAAGGCACTCGGTGAAGAGGTTCTCAAGAGCCTGACACCGGATCAGCAATTCATAAAGATCGTAAGGGACGAACTGATCAAGATAATGGGCGAAAAGAACGAACCTCTGAGATTGATTCACAGACCCGCTCCCATAATGATGGTAGGACTTCAGGGTAGCGGAAAAACCACAACATGTGCAAAACTCGCAAAACTTCTCAAGAAAGAAGGGAGAAACCCTTTGCTCGTTGCGGCCGACCTTTACAGGCCTGCGGCAGTGGATCAGCTCGTGAAACTCGGAAACCAGATAGGGGTGAACGTGGTCCACGATTACAACAAGTCACCCGTTGAGATAGTAAAAGAAGGCATTCAGGAGGCAGAAAGAACGGGAAAAGACGTTCTCATAGTCGATACAGCGGGGCGTCTTCACATAGATGAGGATATGATGAGAGAACTTGAGGAGATAAAGGCCATTCTCAACCCCGATGAGATTCTGCTCGTTGTGGATGCGATGATGGGGCAGGATGCGGTCAACACTGCGAAAGTCTTCGATGAAAAACTCGACCTTACAGGGTTTGTTGTGACGAAGATGGACGGGGACGCAAGGGGCGGAGTGATTCTATCCATAAAGTACGTAACAGGAAAGCCTGTCAAATTCATAGGAACGAGCGAAAAACTCGACGGGCTGGAACCCTTCCACCCAGACAGGATCGCAAACAGAATTCTCGGCATGGGAGACGTTCTTTCCCTGATCGAGAAGGTAGAAAAAGAGCTCGACCAGGAAAAGATGAAAAAGAGTGCCGAAAAGTTTTTAAGGGCAGAATTCACTCTAGAAGACTTCAAAGAACAGCTTCAGGAGATGAAAAAATTGGGACCACTCTCTTCCATCCTTGAGATGCTCCCGGGTGCTCCTAAGGTGGATGTCGAAATGAGCGAAAAAGAACTGAAAAAGATAGAAGCCATCATAAATTCTATGACCATAGAAGAGAGGAGAAACCCCCGGATAATAGATGCAAGCAGAAAAAGAAGGATCGCCCGCGGAAGCGGCACCACCGTTCAAGATGTAAACAAACTTCTCAAGAGCTATGAGCAGATGAAGGTCCTCATGAAGAGAATGAAGAAAGGGAAATTCAAAATACCATTTGGGTTCTGAGGAGGTGTAGGTTGTGGTCAGGATAAGACTCACGAGAATGGGAAAGAGGAAGCAGCCCTTTTACAGAATAGTGGTTGTGGACAGCAGAAAGAGAAGAGACGGTGCCTACATTGAATCGCTCGGTTACTACAATCCTCTGAAAGAGGGAGAGATAAAGCTCGATGTCGAGAAGGCTGTGGACTGGATATTGAAGGGAGCCCAGCCAAGTGACACCGTGAGGGATATCTTCAGAAAGTTCGGCGTTATGAAGAGGGTACATGAAATAAAGTACGGAAAGAAGGAGGAGGCAACCTCTGAATGAAAGAACTCGTTGAGAAGATCCTTCGGGGGATAGTGAAACATCCCGAGGAAGTGGTGGTTGTTGAGTTCGACGAAGAAGGGAAAAAGGTGTACGAGATAGTGGTGAACGAAGAAGACGTTGGACAGGTCATAGGAAAAGATGGAAGGACCATAAAGTCTTTGAAGATTCTGCTGAGTGCTCTCCTGGGTGACTCCAAGGAGATCACCATCAGGGTGGTCAGGTGAAAGCATGATAAAGACCGTTCAGGACCTGATCAACGAAAGAATTGCCGTTGGAAAGGTTGTCAACACACATGGATTGAAGGGAGAGGTTAAGTTCTTCCCTTACACGAACTCGGAAGAGATTGTGAAGAACCTCTCCAGCGTCGTGCTTTACAACAGAGAAAAGAAGGTCTTCTACAACCTTTCCGTTGAGTCCGTGAGGAGGATGAACAAGCTTTTCCTGATCAAATTCGAAACGATCGACACAGTGGAGGCAGCAGAGAAGATAAAAGGGTGTGAAGTCTTCATAAAGTACGAGGAACTACCTCCCCTTCAAAACGATGAATACTACTTCTACGAAATACTGGGATGCGAGGTTTACTACGAATCCGGAGAGTGTGTTGGAAAGGTCGTCGACATAATCGAAACAGGATCGAACGATGTCCTCGTGGTCAAGAAGAAGAACAGGGAAACACTGATTCCCATGATAAAAGACTGTGTCGTTGAAATCAAAAAGCCTGAGAAAAAGATCGTGGTTAAGGAACTGGAGTGGATTTGATGAGAATCACCATAGTGACCATATTTCCGGAAATGGTCGAGGTTGTGAAGAAATACGGTGTCATCGCCCGTGCGGTTGAAAGAGGTATTGTGGAAATAAACGTGGAAAATCTGAGGGACTACACCACCGACAGGCACAGAACGGTGGATGACTATCAGTACGGCGGCGGATACGGTATGGTCATGAAGCCCGAGCCATTCTTCAGATTCTACGAAAACTATGTTGAAAAACACGGAAAACCGTACGTGATCTTAACAAGTCCTCAGGGCAGGATTTTCAACTACAAGATAGCCGAGGAACTTTCGAAGAAAGATGACATTGTGATATTCTGCGGTAGGTACGAAGGAATAGACGAGAGAGTGATGAGCATTGTCGATGACGAGATATCCATAGGTGACTACATCCTCACCGGTGGAGAGCTTCCGGCGATGGTGATAACGGATGCCATTGTGAGACTTGTACCCGGTGTTGTGGAAAGGGAATCCGTGGAGAGGGAGTCGTTCCATCAAGGGTTCCTTGATCATCCCGTCTACACCAGGCCGTACGAGTACAGGGGCATGAAGGTTCCCGAAGTACTGCTCTCCGGAGATCACCAGAAGGTGGAGTTGTGGAGAAGGAAAGAAAGCATCAAAAAAACCATAATGAAAAGACCGGATCTTTTTCTTTCAAAAGAACTGGACGAACTCGATAAACTGGCTATAATAGAGTTGTTCAGGGAGTTGATGGAGAAGTGTTAGAGAAGGTGTACGTGGCTCTCATCCATTACCCCATAATGGGAAAGGATGGTAGTATCATATCGACTGCTGTGACAAATCTCGACGTTCATGACATAGCAAGAACCGCAAGAACGTACGATTTGAAGGGTTACTACATAGTCACCAATCTCAAAGCTCAGCAGGATATGGTCTACAAGATGCTGAAGTTCTGGAGAGAAGGTTTTGGGAGTCGATACAATCCATCCCGAGCCGAATCCCTGAAGCTAGTTAAGCTGAAACCCTATTTGGAAGATGTTTTGGAAGATATAGAGAAGATCGAAGGAGAAAAACCTCTGATATTCTTTACCTCCGCAAAGAAGCGAGAGAATGACATATCTTTTGAGGAAGGAAGAAGGATCATAATGGAAACAGATCGACCTGTCCTCATACTCTTTGGTACAGGCTGGGGGCTTCCTGATGAAATTCTTGTGATCTCAGATTATATCCTTGAGCCTGTGAGGGCAGGGGCGGATTTCAATCATCTGTCCGTCAGGGCGGCAGCGGCTATAATAATCGATAGACTGATAGGAGAAAATTACGTGAGGAGGGATTGAAAGATGAGTATGGATAATCTTGTAAGAATCATCGAAAAAAAGTATGAAAAGAAGGAAATCCCGGATTTTAGGCCGGGTGACACGGTAAGAGTACATGTGAAAGTGATCGAAGGTGATAGAGAGAGAACACAGGTTTTCGAAGGAATCGTTATTGCCAAGAGGGGATCTGGAATAAACAAAACGTTCACCGTGAGAAGAATAGGAAGCCACGGTGTTGGAGTGGAAAGGATATTCCCGATTCACTCACCCGTTGTAGAAAAGATAGAGGTCGTGAGAAAGGGTAAGGTGAGAAGAGCCAAACTTTACTACCTCAGAGACGTCAAGGGTAAGATCAGGATCAAGGAGCGCAGGGATTGATGAACTTCAAAAAAGAATCCGTAGAATGGATCAAAGCGTTGCTCTATGCACTTGTTGCTGCAACGATCGTGAGACTCTACATATTCGAGACCATGCTGGTACCAACGGGCTCGATGATCCCAACGATCCAGATTGGGGATCGTCTCTTCGTGGAGAAGATCACCTACACCGTTCGAGAACCTCAAATAGGAGAAATCGTTGTGTTCTGGTCACCCTTTGTTGACGAGCGTGCAAGTCACATGCTTCGTCTCTTTGACAAATTCATGGATCTCTTTTCTCCGGCGAAGTTCAGAGGCCACGTCAAGTACGTGAAGCGCCTGGTCGGAAAAGGTGGAGATGTTCTGGAGATAAAGGACGGAAAACTCTACGTAAACGGAAAAATTCCTGAAGCCCTGAAAGACAGATACTACGAGCCAGAAGGGATTTTCAAGTACGAGGATTTCTATGAGTGGCTCTACACCGCAAGCAAATTGAGAAAGGACAAAGAAGCATACAGGAATTTCATATACGAACTTGCAAGAGAACACGGAAGGACAGCGGCTGTGCTGGTGTTTTCCCTCATCGGGGAGGAAGGCTTGAAGTACGATGAACCGTTCCTCCCCGGTTTGCTGAACTACTTCGATCCTTCGATGGTTTACTACGACGAGAAAACCCAGACCTACTACATTCCAGGAATGATCTACCATGAGTTCTACGAGGAGTACTATTCCAAGCTGGACCTCAAGAAATACATCGAGAAAACAGAAGACGGTACGGTGAGGATAAGAGTCCCGGAAGGTTTCTACTTTTTGATGGGTGACAACACGAAAGAGAGTCTGGACTGCAGATACTTCGGTTTTGTTCCAAAAGATCACATCATTGGCTGGCCCATCTTGAGAATCTGGCCGTTTGAGAGGTTTGGGCCCATTCAAAAGTACTGATCACGGGTGAACCGAGTCGAAAAAGCAATAGACGGTCCCATCCCGTGTGGCAACGATCACACGTTCTTCTCCAACGGCTGGCTCAGAGATGGTTTCCCCCACTTTTCTTTCCCATCTTTTCTGACCATCGATCGTGTAGGAAAAGAGAGTTCCGTTTGAGACAAAGAACAGTACCCCTTCCTTTGAAACGGCAACAGGGGATGGAGACTCTGCGAAGACAATATTCTTCACATTGCCCTGAAGGTCAACAAGGTATATCCCGTCGCTGCCGTTTATGATCAGAAGATCTTTATAAACGGAAAGAGCAGAGTTGAGGGTCAGGGGAAGTTCCTTCTTCCAGATCACACTTCCGCTTGATCTGTCAAAGCAGAACAGCCATCCGGAGCTGCTTGCGGCAAATACGTATTTTCCAACAACAACGGGTTTTGTCGTCAGAAGGTATCCAGTCTTCGTTTTCCATTTTAAGGAACCGTTCGGGTAGAGAGAGTAGAGATTTTTCAATGTCCCAAAATAGACGGCGCCTTTTTCGTCAACGGTGACCCCCGTGGACACCCATTCGTCATCCTTGAACTGCCAGAGTGTTTCAGAGTTGTGATCGATCAGATACACCCTTCCTCCATCGATTGCAAGATAGACTCCATACGGATTCACCTCGAACGGCTTTGAGACGTCCGATTCCAGTTCTACTTTCCAGACCAGATTCCCATTCTCTGAGATTGCGTACAGGAAGTTGTCCCAGCTCGTCACGTAGACTCTATCCAGATAAACCTTCGGAGGTGCTGTTACCACAAAGCCCGTCCTGTATTCCCACAATCTTGCTCCGTTCAGTGACATGGCGTGCACAACTCCTTCGACATCCGCCACAAGAACGAGTGTGTCGGTGACGGCAGGAGATGCTCTCACCTCGGAATCCAGATTCCTCTTCCAGAGAAGTTCACCCGCCGTGATCACCCTTTTCTCGGGTGAAAGGACCAGAAACACCCGCTGAGCCACACCCAGTCTTTTCATCGAAAGCGTTGAATCCATTCTGTAGAGGATATTTCCCGAGGTGAAAAAGATCGATCCATCTGCCTTCACAAACGAAGAGACTCCGACGTTGTATTCTTTGACCACTTCTGGGGCGTTCATCTTTCCGGCGTTCATGATGATTATTCTGTTCCCAGAAGAAACAAAAAGGAAGTTTTCCAGCCACTCCACATTTTTTGCATTTTCAACTCTGGTGAAGAACACTATCTTCGGTGCAAGGGTGTTTTCCAGGTCGGCGAGAAATAGAGTTCCATCTTTCGTGATTCCAGCGAGTGCCTTCCTTTTTACGTTCACGGAGATATCGACAACAGCAGAAGGTGCTTCTATCTTCCAGATTTCCTCTCTGTTTTTCACAAGGGAGACGTACTTTCCGTAACTCACGATCAGTTCGCCTTCAAATGTCTCAACATCCACCGGATCTTCAGACAGATCTATGGCAGTGTAGTTGAACGTGATGGGATCCAGCAGAAAGATCTTCCTTTTGGAGAGAATCAAAAGATTGTTTTCACTCCATCTCAGATCCTCCACCCACATCTGGGCCTTTCTGACGATCTCTTCTCTTTCCAGATCGTACTCCATCAGTTCTTTTCCACTCACAAAGTAGGCCTTGTTCGAGATCACGATACCCTTTGATGGTGAAAAAGGGAGTGTGAAACTGGAGATATCTTTCATCTCTTCTTCCTCGACCGTCATCAAAGATGCCACGTTATCATGGATCAACATCAACTGGATGGAGAAAGAAAGTGTTGCCAGTACAGCAGAGAAAAGGACAAAAATCTTCCACATCGTTCTCAACTCCGGCTGTTAAAATATCATGGGTGGCCCGAATAAGAATATAGCACAGATCGAGGTGATAAGCGTTGAGAAGGGTAGCGGCAATCGTCGAGTACGACGGGAGCAATTTCTTCGGTTATCAGGGACAACCAGACGTGCGAACCGTTCAGGGAGTTATAGAGGACGCTCTGGAAAGGATTTTCAAGCAAAGGATTTACACTCAGGCAGCGGGGAGAACGGATGCGGGTGTCCACGCAAACGGACAACTGATAGCTTTCAACTGCCCGAACGACAGGATGACCACGGAGGACATCAAAAATGCCATGAACGCAAACTTGCCGGATGATGTGTACGTGAAGAAAGTGTTCGAGGTACCAGAGAATTTCCATCCAAGGTTCGACGTAAAAAAAAGGATCTATCACTATTTCATACACACCTCCAGAGAGAAGAACGTCTTCCTCAGGAAGTATGTATGGTGGTTCCCATACGAACTGGATCTTGGGGCGATGAGAAAAGCTGCAAGATATCTGGAAGGGACGCATGACTTCACATCCTTCAAAACGGGAAGCGACGAGAGAGATCCGGTGAGAACGATCTACAGGATCAGGATATTGAGCCTTGGAAAAGACATGATCCTCATCAGGGTTGAGGGGAGATCCTTCCTCAGAAGAATGGTGAGAAACATCGTTGCAGCTTTGGTGAAGGTCGGGTTGAAACAGTGGGAACCGGAAAAGTTGAAGGAGGTGCTTGAGGCACGGGACAGAAGCGCGGCGGCTGGTACCGCACCTGCACATGGATTGTATTTCTACAAAGTGCTCTTTTGATGTTTGCATTCGACTACAGGATAGAAGAAAACGGTGTTCTCTACTTTCTTGGGGATGCCACTCCCACCGAAGTTGAACTGGAGATCGTCCAGGAGTGGAAAGATCTCCCGGTGGTGACACTCGTGTACGACGGACCGGGTGAGTACGAAGGTCTTGTGGAAAACCTCCTGACACAGGATGGTGTTCTTACAGGTGTGGGGACGCCTTTGATAGTGAAACTGAGAGTTAAAGAAGATCTTGTTGCCTTTCAGATCGTCTTCGAGGACAAAAAACTTGACAACTTCGAAAATCCGGTAACTTCAAATCTGTTCCCCGAGCAGTTCAGAGAGGTCGTGAGGAAGATCTTTTCCCAACTGGAGGTTCCGTCGAGGTTTTTCCTCATCGAGTACAGAGATGGAAAGTTCGAAAAGAAGATCGCTCAAACCCATGATTTTCCAGGGAAAAAAGCCCCTGTGGTGATAGTTCCTGTGTGGAAACAGAAGCACGTTCTGGAGATAGGAAACTACAGAGAAGTTGTGGACGAAGGATTCTACCAAATAGGCGGAAAGACGATATACGTGGGAAGGGACATATCGTTGAAGAGTGTACCGGGACTGTACGAAGGGGTCGATATGGTCTTTCTGGATGGAGAAAAGGAGTACATCTACAAAGATGGATTCCTCAGAATGGGAGAGAAAGTTTTGAAGATTCAAGAACCCGTGGATGTCGTCGATGAAAAGGTGATCACAGGATACAGGATAGGAGAGCAAGAAGTGGATGACACGATACTCTTCAGATGGAACGATTTCGTTCTGACGGCATCCGGTGTTTTGATTGGTATCAACGGCAACTGGACATGGCAGGTCTCCAGAGCACCGGTGGAGTTTTCTTTCCGGGACGGTAGAATGTACATACTGGATGTTTGCGGATTTCTGAGAAGTTACGATTTGAAGACAAGACGCCTCCTCTGGGAGAGAAGGATCGAAGGTGCGTGGGGCCTTGATACATCCAGAGACAGGGTGTTCGTTGGTGTAGGGAGCAACGTGGTGGTTTTGAACGCAGAAGACGGAGAGACGATCGAAATACTGGAGGCAGAGGATTTTGCGGTGTGGGAGGATGAACTTCTGATCTACAAAGAGGGCAAGATAAGCGGAGAAAACGTTGGAGATGGCTTTTTCATCAGAAACTTTGGAACTCCTCTTTTTATTTCAGAAGGCAAAGTTCTGTTTTTTGGATCGGAGAAAAAGATTTACAGGAATGTTGAGAAAATCCGGGTGTTTCAGTGGGGAACTGTCATAAAGGAAGGTAATGAACTATGGCTGATAAGAAGAGACTAGATCTACTCGTTCTGGAAAAAGGTCTTGTGGAAAGTCGTGAAAAGGCAAAGGCTCTGATTCTGGCAGGAAAGATACTGGTGAACGGCGAGAGAGTAACAAAAGCAAGCAAACTCGTTCCGGTGGACTCGCACCTGGAAGTTCTGGAAGAGCCAAGGTACGTGAGCAGAGGAGGATACAAACTCGAATCTGCGTTCGAACGATTCAAAATAAACGTCGCGGGAAAGGTCGCATGTGACATAGGTGCTTCCACCGGTGGCTTCACTGACTTTCTCCTGAAAAACGGCGCCCGGAAGGTCTTTGCGGTTGACGTGGGATACGGCCAGCTCCATTGGAAGTTGAGAAACGATCCGAGAGTGGTAGTGATGGAGAGGGTGAACGCCAGATATTTGAAATGGCAGGATCTGGGAGAAAAGGTTGACATCGTCACCTGTGATGTTTCGTTCATATCGGTGAAGAAGATCCTCCCTGCTATCTACGATATCTTGAAGGACCAGGGTGATGCGGTCGTACTGGTGAAGCCCCAGTTTGAAGCGCCAAGAGAGTTCGTGAAAAAGGGAATCGTGAAGGATCCTGAGGTCCATGTGAAAGTGTTGATGGATGTACAGAAAAGCCTGACAGAGAACGGGTTTGTGGTGAAGGACTGCTGTTTTTCCAAAATAAAGGGAGTGGAGGGTAACATAGAGTTTTTCTTCTGGGTGGGAAAAGAGGGGAAGAATCAAAACGTGGATTTCCAGAGAGTGGTGGAAGAGGCCTGGAAGTTCTTCGGGGAGATGAAATCGTGAGGACACTTCTTTTTCTGGTGATGATCACAACGGTGGCCTTTTCTGTACCCGTTTTTCAGGATTACGATTACTTCATATGGTTTAGAAACACGGGTGAGTTTTACTCGATAATAAAGCAACTTCCTCTCTTTGAATTTCTGCTTTCAGAAAAGGGAGCCGGTTTTGAGCAGGCAGCGATCAAATGGGTTGAAAACCGTGTGGATCGGCCGGAGAACTTTTTTCAGGCACTATCAAAGGAGATCGTTGTCTGTGGAAAGGGCAATCTGGAAGATCTTTTCACCTTCAATATCAACAATCTTCTTTCTCTGCCTTACAGACTCAAAGAAGGTTTCATCGCCTTCAAAACAGGCGCTCCACAAGAATTCGTGGAATCCTTCGCAAAACTGAATACGGCAGAGTTTTACGAAAAGGATGACCTTTACATCATCGAAAGCTCTACCCCTCTTTACCTGAGAGCGCTCGGAGAGTATCTTGTGCTTTCAATAAGCAGAGAGTTGCTCGAAAAAGTGCAGGACGAAAAAACGTCTTTTGAAAGCGCTCCTTTTGTGGCACACGTGAAGGAGCTGGAGCTTTTCGGGAAAAAGGGTGAAGCATTTTTGAAAGCAAATGCGAGCGTTTCTCAGCTCACACTTGAGATCACCCAGAAGGCAAAGCCTTTTTCAGTTTCAAAACTTGAAGACCTTGGTCAACTCCCCTACTCTGGAGATCTCTACGTTTTCTCAGGTGATTCTGAAATCTCAAAGGAGCTTCTGGGAGAAATCTTCAAAGGAAGTGATTTCGAATATTTCTACCGAACGTTCATCGATGGAAGTATCATGCTTGCTTCGTCACTCTATGGAGCTTCTGAACTTGTTCTTTTCGTTCAGAACAAGAGTCTGAAAGACGTAGAAACCGATCTCATAAGTCGGGGAGCAGAAAGACTTGGTGAAGAATGGGAGCTTTCTGTTCAGAATCGTCCACTTCGTTTCTTTGAGTACCGTGGCCGTCTTGTTATCTCTTCTATGAAGAAGATAGAATTCCTTCAGGCCGTCAACAGAAGAAGGCTTTCGAACCATCCCAGTTTCAGATTTCTGGAAAAGCAGATGCCAGAAAACGTGTTTCTGGAGATGTTCTTAGATCTTGACTCTTTCCTGAACAAACTCCTCGGCTTTTCCCCAAATTCCAGTTTGCTTCTGATTGGATACGTGGAGGGTGAAACCATAAAGTACAGATTGGAGGTAATGTGACATGTTGTTTTTTGACAAAAACAAGCGCATTTTGAAGAGGTATTCGAAGATCGTCGAAAAGATCAACCAACTGGATCAGAACATGAGATCAAAAAGCAACGAAGAGATAATAGCTCTGTCCTCCGAGTTAAAAGAGAGGGTGAATTCTCTCGAAGATGCAGATAGAAACCTTGTAGAAGCTTTTGCCCTGGTGAGGGAAGCCGCTCGAAGAACGCTTGGTATGAGACCTTTCGATGTTCAGGTGATGGGAGGAATTGCCCTCCATGAAGGAAAAGTGGCGGAAATGAAAACGGGAGAGGGAAAGACACTCGCCGCCACCATGCCCGTGTACCTGAATGCCCTCATAGGAAAGGGCGTACACGTGGTCACCGTAAACGACTACCTTGCAAGGAGAGACGCCCTGTGGATGGGACCTGTATACCTGCTTCTGGGGTTGAGAGTTGGGGTGATAAACTCCCTTGGGAAATCCTATGAAGTTGTTTGGAAGGACCCTTCGTTGGTTGAGAAGGCGATAAAAGAAAACTGGAGTGTGTGGCCACAGGAGTTCGATGGGGAGGTTCTGAAGGAAGATCAGATGAACAAAGAAGCTCTGAACGCCTTTCAGGTGGAACTCAAAGAGATCTCGAGAAAAGAAGCCTACATGTGTGATGTGACTTACGGTACAAACAACGAGTTTGGATTCGACTACCTGAGAGACAACCTCGTTCTGGACTACAACGATAAGGTCCAAAGGGGCCAT
This DNA window, taken from Thermotoga sp. SG1, encodes the following:
- a CDS encoding PQQ-binding-like beta-propeller repeat protein, giving the protein MWKIFVLFSAVLATLSFSIQLMLIHDNVASLMTVEEEEMKDISSFTLPFSPSKGIVISNKAYFVSGKELMEYDLEREEIVRKAQMWVEDLRWSENNLLILSKRKIFLLDPITFNYTAIDLSEDPVDVETFEGELIVSYGKYVSLVKNREEIWKIEAPSAVVDISVNVKRKALAGITKDGTLFLADLENTLAPKIVFFTRVENAKNVEWLENFLFVSSGNRIIIMNAGKMNAPEVVKEYNVGVSSFVKADGSIFFTSGNILYRMDSTLSMKRLGVAQRVFLVLSPEKRVITAGELLWKRNLDSEVRASPAVTDTLVLVADVEGVVHAMSLNGARLWEYRTGFVVTAPPKVYLDRVYVTSWDNFLYAISENGNLVWKVELESDVSKPFEVNPYGVYLAIDGGRVYLIDHNSETLWQFKDDEWVSTGVTVDEKGAVYFGTLKNLYSLYPNGSLKWKTKTGYLLTTKPVVVGKYVFAASSSGWLFCFDRSSGSVIWKKELPLTLNSALSVYKDLLIINGSDGIYLVDLQGNVKNIVFAESPSPVAVSKEGVLFFVSNGTLFSYTIDGQKRWERKVGETISEPAVGEERVIVATRDGTVYCFFDSVHP
- the truA gene encoding tRNA pseudouridine(38-40) synthase TruA encodes the protein MRRVAAIVEYDGSNFFGYQGQPDVRTVQGVIEDALERIFKQRIYTQAAGRTDAGVHANGQLIAFNCPNDRMTTEDIKNAMNANLPDDVYVKKVFEVPENFHPRFDVKKRIYHYFIHTSREKNVFLRKYVWWFPYELDLGAMRKAARYLEGTHDFTSFKTGSDERDPVRTIYRIRILSLGKDMILIRVEGRSFLRRMVRNIVAALVKVGLKQWEPEKLKEVLEARDRSAAAGTAPAHGLYFYKVLF
- a CDS encoding TlyA family RNA methyltransferase; the protein is MADKKRLDLLVLEKGLVESREKAKALILAGKILVNGERVTKASKLVPVDSHLEVLEEPRYVSRGGYKLESAFERFKINVAGKVACDIGASTGGFTDFLLKNGARKVFAVDVGYGQLHWKLRNDPRVVVMERVNARYLKWQDLGEKVDIVTCDVSFISVKKILPAIYDILKDQGDAVVLVKPQFEAPREFVKKGIVKDPEVHVKVLMDVQKSLTENGFVVKDCCFSKIKGVEGNIEFFFWVGKEGKNQNVDFQRVVEEAWKFFGEMKS